The Claveliimonas bilis genome window below encodes:
- a CDS encoding DUF6483 family protein, with amino-acid sequence MNFEDEKDYIMRLIKEMVRVLFSLMLGKSYISVEEEKQNKTEVSGMKLPDYMEMVDEGNVNEAENILLDGIDYSDRNSVRVAAVFYQYVSEKEEEFLQLHNYSREEALDGMKQLMENAGYGQFYQDINI; translated from the coding sequence ATGAATTTTGAGGACGAAAAAGACTATATTATGCGGCTGATCAAGGAAATGGTGAGAGTGCTGTTTTCTTTGATGCTGGGAAAGTCATACATTTCTGTGGAAGAGGAAAAGCAGAACAAGACGGAAGTATCCGGAATGAAGCTGCCGGATTATATGGAAATGGTGGATGAAGGAAACGTAAACGAAGCGGAAAATATCCTGCTGGATGGAATAGACTATTCGGATAGAAACAGCGTGAGAGTAGCAGCGGTTTTTTATCAGTATGTAAGTGAAAAAGAAGAGGAATTTTTACAGCTTCACAATTATTCCAGGGAAGAGGCGCTGGATGGTATGAAGCAGTTGATGGAAAATGCCGGATACGGACAGTTCTATCAGGATATCAATATATAA
- a CDS encoding DUF1905 domain-containing protein, protein MEKVFEYDEIIHEIPEKGGAYVIFPWNIKEVFGRGRVKVHAEFDGIPYNGSIFNMGVKDADGNVCYIIGVLKAIRTKLGKKDGDSIHVVVKERE, encoded by the coding sequence ATGGAAAAAGTATTTGAATATGATGAGATCATCCATGAAATTCCGGAAAAAGGAGGAGCCTACGTGATCTTCCCCTGGAACATTAAGGAAGTCTTCGGCAGGGGCAGAGTCAAAGTCCATGCAGAGTTTGACGGGATTCCCTACAACGGAAGCATTTTCAATATGGGAGTGAAGGATGCTGATGGAAATGTGTGTTATATCATCGGAGTTCTGAAAGCGATCCGGACAAAGCTTGGGAAAAAGGACGGAGATTCCATTCATGTTGTGGTAAAAGAGAGGGAGTAA
- a CDS encoding tyrosine-type recombinase/integrase, producing MKKENEKYLEKHNHKIWFDEKANQWMTYIDEPSVKRGFVLKRRKEKASLEKLIIEHYRAIEEQPWISDIFHDWLTLKFKYGEISEQTRTRYENDFRRFFPDDNEICMKYIADITEIDLEMFIKGNIKKHKLTKKTYNGLKILIKGIFRHARKKKLTDVIISVFFDELDLSKNIFTIREKKTDAEEVYSEEEIPIIKEYLLKKDSLRYLGILLVFVTGLRVGELAALKPEDIRLKENSGTIHVCRTEVHYNEEKEPGKRKNVVRVQEFAKSEAGNRKIIVNSFAVQILRRIQELNADPKEFLFEENGKRIKIQGFSRALRRTCENLEIPFRPMHKIRKTYGTTLLDNQVSETLVAHQMGHADISTTRKYYFRNNQSEKHKIEEIERALSAI from the coding sequence ATGAAGAAAGAAAATGAAAAATATCTTGAAAAGCATAACCACAAAATCTGGTTTGATGAAAAAGCGAATCAGTGGATGACCTATATAGACGAACCCTCTGTAAAAAGGGGGTTCGTTTTGAAAAGACGAAAGGAAAAGGCGTCCCTTGAAAAATTAATCATTGAGCATTATCGTGCGATTGAAGAGCAACCTTGGATTTCTGATATTTTCCATGACTGGTTGACGTTAAAATTTAAGTATGGAGAAATCAGTGAGCAGACAAGAACCAGATATGAAAATGATTTTAGAAGATTTTTCCCGGATGATAATGAAATCTGTATGAAATATATAGCTGATATTACAGAGATAGACCTGGAAATGTTTATCAAGGGAAATATCAAAAAGCATAAGCTGACAAAAAAGACTTATAACGGTTTGAAAATTCTTATAAAGGGAATTTTCCGGCATGCTCGAAAGAAAAAATTGACAGATGTGATTATCTCTGTGTTTTTCGATGAATTAGACCTTTCTAAGAATATTTTTACCATACGGGAAAAGAAAACGGATGCTGAAGAAGTTTACAGTGAAGAAGAAATCCCTATTATTAAGGAGTACCTTCTCAAAAAGGACTCTTTGAGGTATCTGGGAATACTTCTGGTGTTTGTGACCGGGCTTAGAGTCGGAGAGCTTGCGGCTTTAAAGCCGGAGGATATACGTCTGAAAGAAAACAGCGGTACAATTCATGTGTGTCGGACGGAAGTGCATTATAACGAGGAAAAAGAACCGGGAAAGAGAAAAAACGTTGTGCGGGTTCAAGAGTTCGCAAAATCTGAAGCAGGAAATAGAAAGATTATTGTTAACAGCTTTGCGGTACAGATTTTACGGCGTATTCAAGAATTGAATGCTGATCCAAAAGAGTTTCTTTTTGAGGAAAATGGGAAAAGGATTAAAATTCAAGGATTTAGCAGAGCATTGAGACGGACTTGTGAAAACCTGGAAATTCCTTTTAGACCAATGCACAAAATCCGAAAGACATACGGAACGACTCTTCTTGACAATCAGGTTTCGGAGACGCTTGTTGCTCATCAGATGGGGCATGCGGATATATCGACAACCAGGAAGTATTATTTTCGCAATAATCAAAGTGAAAAACATAAGATTGAGGAAATAGAAAGAGCCCTTTCAGCTATCTGA
- a CDS encoding DUF3784 domain-containing protein — translation MSDIIFAVITALISIALFIYVSFTARGKGPILSNTYLFAVQKEREKMDKKAEYHMVSVVFGILAVIFAFVTVYIITDWKMCLYIVFILFACVIAYAIKEAVKSEKSR, via the coding sequence ATGAGCGATATTATTTTTGCTGTAATTACAGCGCTTATTTCCATTGCTTTATTCATATATGTATCTTTTACCGCAAGAGGAAAGGGACCGATTTTATCAAATACCTATTTATTTGCAGTTCAAAAAGAAAGAGAAAAAATGGATAAAAAGGCAGAATATCATATGGTTTCGGTTGTCTTTGGCATTTTGGCGGTAATCTTTGCATTTGTGACAGTATATATTATTACAGACTGGAAAATGTGCCTCTATATAGTGTTCATTTTGTTCGCCTGTGTTATAGCATATGCTATCAAAGAAGCTGTAAAATCTGAAAAAAGCAGATAA
- a CDS encoding flavin reductase family protein, with product MKIEIGKDFPQYFKPLYPEEFELFSHFEVTAGIPTVLFAITTWKENGQPNVCLHSWSCFHGDKTAFFAVMGNLYQHTHTYANIQREKCFCINFLPISYYDKLVETIHHNDMEEDEFAAGDFTLSNAKTIPAPVIEEAFINIECTLKEIQDLSGAGIAAMVIGQVQHISVEENYAEGYAQRYGKEGFMMLVPAPQNLISGEPNQSAIASVAIEKYD from the coding sequence ATGAAAATAGAGATTGGAAAAGATTTCCCGCAGTATTTTAAACCCTTGTATCCGGAGGAATTTGAGCTGTTTTCCCATTTTGAAGTGACGGCAGGCATACCGACCGTTTTGTTTGCCATTACGACATGGAAAGAAAACGGGCAACCCAATGTCTGTCTTCATTCGTGGAGCTGTTTCCATGGAGATAAGACTGCGTTCTTTGCTGTAATGGGAAATTTGTATCAGCATACGCATACCTATGCCAATATTCAAAGAGAGAAATGCTTTTGTATTAATTTCCTCCCCATAAGTTATTACGATAAATTGGTAGAAACCATTCACCACAATGATATGGAAGAAGACGAATTTGCGGCAGGGGATTTTACTCTTTCCAACGCAAAAACGATTCCAGCTCCGGTAATTGAGGAGGCTTTTATCAATATAGAATGTACCCTGAAAGAGATACAGGATTTAAGCGGTGCGGGAATTGCAGCTATGGTCATTGGGCAGGTGCAGCACATTTCCGTTGAAGAAAACTATGCAGAAGGATATGCACAGCGATATGGAAAAGAAGGATTTATGATGCTGGTGCCGGCACCGCAGAATCTTATCAGCGGAGAGCCGAATCAATCTGCCATTGCCAGTGTTGCCATTGAAAAGTATGATTAA
- a CDS encoding ECF transporter S component yields MNSKTKKITTIAMLCAVTYVVMVVGRIPVVLFLKYDPSDVIVTLGGLIWGPMTSCIVSVIVASIEMITVSDTGILGCIMNIIQTLSFACTAAVIYKKRHTLSGAVLGLGAGCLAMIVVMLMWNYLVTPLYMGYPREAVAELLIPVFLPFNLLKGGLNASVTFLLYKPVITALRKSGYVAASEKEIRSRHAGMVLLASIIIATCILFILSMNGVL; encoded by the coding sequence ATGAACAGTAAAACGAAAAAAATCACGACAATTGCCATGCTGTGTGCGGTCACTTATGTTGTAATGGTTGTAGGCAGGATCCCGGTTGTGCTATTCTTAAAGTATGATCCATCGGATGTTATCGTTACTCTGGGCGGACTGATATGGGGGCCGATGACTTCCTGTATTGTGTCGGTTATTGTGGCGTCAATTGAAATGATAACAGTAAGTGATACGGGAATTTTGGGATGCATTATGAATATTATTCAAACGCTTTCTTTTGCCTGTACAGCAGCAGTTATTTATAAAAAAAGGCACACGCTGTCAGGGGCTGTTCTTGGACTGGGAGCCGGCTGCCTTGCGATGATTGTTGTTATGCTTATGTGGAACTATCTTGTAACGCCGCTTTATATGGGATATCCAAGAGAAGCTGTGGCAGAATTGCTGATTCCCGTCTTTCTTCCATTTAATTTGTTGAAAGGAGGGCTGAATGCATCTGTTACATTTCTGCTGTATAAGCCTGTTATTACTGCTTTAAGAAAAAGCGGATATGTTGCTGCTTCAGAAAAAGAGATAAGAAGCAGACATGCGGGCATGGTTTTGCTGGCGTCTATTATTATTGCAACCTGTATTCTTTTCATTTTATCAATGAATGGAGTGCTATAA